The Thermococcus sp. genome has a window encoding:
- a CDS encoding 4-phosphopantoate--beta-alanine ligase, producing the protein MVKIPKSHPRYWSLYYREKIIEGMEKGMTAKAGLIAHGRGEAFDYLIGEKTIEPAERAMKAAVARFLLAKHPVISVNGNVAALVPKETIELAKALNAKLEINLFYRTEERVKAIERELRKYDSEIEILGINPTKRIPGLEHERGKVDENGIWKADVVLVPLEDGDRTEALVRMGKFVVTVDLNPLSRSARMADITIVDNIVRAYPRMIELAKEMRDLPREKLEEIVESYDNAKTLSDVLIHIRDRLTKLAEEGIWRRKEL; encoded by the coding sequence ATGGTGAAAATCCCGAAGAGTCACCCCCGCTATTGGAGCCTCTACTACAGGGAGAAAATCATCGAGGGAATGGAGAAGGGAATGACTGCCAAGGCTGGACTCATAGCCCACGGACGCGGTGAGGCCTTTGACTATCTCATCGGGGAGAAAACCATAGAACCGGCCGAGAGGGCTATGAAAGCGGCTGTTGCGAGGTTTCTACTGGCTAAACACCCCGTTATTTCAGTCAACGGGAACGTCGCGGCTCTCGTTCCAAAGGAGACTATAGAACTGGCCAAAGCGTTGAACGCGAAGCTCGAGATAAACCTCTTCTACCGCACCGAGGAGCGCGTGAAAGCCATAGAGCGGGAACTCAGGAAGTATGATTCAGAAATCGAGATACTCGGAATAAACCCGACCAAAAGGATTCCCGGTTTAGAGCATGAGCGTGGGAAGGTTGATGAAAATGGCATCTGGAAAGCGGACGTTGTTTTAGTCCCCTTGGAGGACGGCGACAGAACAGAGGCTTTGGTTAGAATGGGCAAGTTCGTCGTTACAGTTGACCTGAACCCGCTCTCAAGGAGCGCAAGAATGGCTGACATAACGATAGTTGACAACATCGTTCGCGCTTATCCAAGGATGATTGAACTCGCTAAGGAGATGAGGGACCTCCCCAGGGAAAAGCTCGAAGAAATCGTCGAGTCATACGACAACGCGAAAACTCTGAGCGACGTTTTGATTCACATAAGGGACAGGCTAACAAAGCTCGCAGAGGAGGGTATATGGAGACGGAAGGAGCTTTAA
- a CDS encoding sulfide/dihydroorotate dehydrogenase-like FAD/NAD-binding protein, translated as MGYLITAKEDLSPIDYFVEVEAPHVASAWKPGQFVVFILHEKGERVPMSVYKAENGKIGMFIRKLGKTSLQLYYEYNPGDELWSFVGPLGKPIKLKHYGRVAFVSDAVCGQAENYATLKAMREKGNYTISVQTFEDKERVYPMRFLAKEVADEYYLTTLDGSVGIKGHYLDVVTELIKKDKVDVIFAGGKLGSLAKLAELTKPYGIPTYATVRQIMVDGTGMCGSCRVLYDGKVKFACRDGPVFDAHKIDWVDAIRRNSERFKEQEKLAKERYLEYLRTKGVI; from the coding sequence GTGGGATATCTCATTACAGCAAAGGAAGATTTGAGTCCCATAGACTATTTTGTCGAAGTTGAGGCACCTCATGTTGCAAGTGCCTGGAAACCCGGCCAGTTTGTTGTTTTTATTCTTCACGAAAAAGGAGAAAGGGTTCCAATGTCAGTTTATAAAGCGGAAAACGGAAAAATTGGGATGTTTATTAGAAAACTCGGAAAGACCAGCCTACAGTTGTATTATGAGTACAACCCGGGAGATGAGTTGTGGAGCTTTGTGGGTCCCTTGGGGAAGCCCATAAAGTTAAAGCACTATGGAAGAGTTGCTTTTGTTTCTGATGCAGTTTGTGGTCAGGCCGAAAACTATGCAACGCTAAAGGCCATGAGAGAGAAGGGAAACTATACAATATCAGTTCAAACCTTTGAAGACAAGGAAAGGGTTTATCCAATGCGCTTTCTTGCAAAGGAAGTTGCCGACGAGTACTATTTAACAACCCTCGATGGGTCCGTTGGGATTAAGGGCCACTATCTTGACGTTGTAACAGAGCTCATCAAAAAAGACAAAGTTGATGTTATATTCGCTGGAGGAAAGCTGGGCTCCCTCGCAAAACTTGCAGAACTGACCAAACCCTATGGGATTCCAACCTATGCAACGGTCAGGCAGATAATGGTAGATGGAACTGGAATGTGCGGTTCCTGTAGGGTTCTCTATGATGGAAAAGTAAAGTTTGCCTGCAGAGATGGACCCGTTTTTGATGCACATAAAATAGACTGGGTTGACGCCATACGCAGAAATTCAGAGCGTTTTAAAGAGCAGGAAAAGCTGGCCAAAGAACGTTATCTGGAGTATCTTCGCACAAAGGGGGTGATTTAA